A genomic window from Astatotilapia calliptera chromosome 12, fAstCal1.2, whole genome shotgun sequence includes:
- the ccn1l2 gene encoding cellular communication network factor 1, like 2 isoform X4, whose translation MLGRAAVMVDSACPAECSCPPSPPLCLPGVSHVTDDCGCCKVCARQFNEDCSTTEPCDHIKGLHCHLGAGGNPERGLCQAEAHGVPCAFNGRVYQHGEDFQPVCQHQCTCMNGVVGCMPLCPYQVPLPRWRCSKPRLAQPEGGCCEEWVCDDDNSISEELSEPTESQLHPNHISPLLPVQRQNPLPAASGADTFREIASFPLSEVLHEPQCFPQTTEWTQCSATCGMGISSRVTNHNPDCQLVRETRLCQIQHCDLQLPITKKKCQRTFRPHEPVSITFGGCSTAQRYRPRTCGTCTDGRCCAPSLSRTVQLRFHCPSGDILYNVMWIQRCSCGTSCGKHTYHSSTSVNLYNDIHTFRD comes from the exons ATGCTGGGCAGAGCTGCAGTAATG GTAGACAGTGCATGCCCAGCTGAATGTTCCTGCCCCCCCTCGCCTCCACTGTGCCTGCCCGGCGTCAGTCATGTAACTGACGACTGTGGCTGCTGCAAAGTTTGTGCTCGGCAGTTTAATGAGGACTGCAGCACGACAGAACCTTGTGATCACATCAAGGGGCTGCACTGCCATCTGGGGGCTGGAGGAAACCCAGAGAGAGGACTGTGTCAAG CTGAAGCTCATGGCGTACCCTGTGCATTCAATGGGCGAGTGTACCAGCATGGTGAGGACTTCCAGCCCGTTTGCCAGCACCAGTGCACCTGCATGAATGGTGTGGTGGGCTGCATGCCCCTCTGTCCCTACCAAGTGCCCCTGCCTCGGTGGCGATGCTCAAAGCCCCGGCTGGCGCAGCCCGAGGGTGGCTGTTGTGAAGAATGGGTGTGTGATGATGACAACAGCATCAGCGAGGAGCTGAGTGAGCCAACAGAGAGCCAGCTGCACCCAAACCACATCAGTCCTTTGCTGCCAGTCCAGCGACAGAATCCCCTCCCAGCTGCCAGCGGAGCAGATACATTCAGAG AGATCGCATCGTTCCCCCTCTCTGAGGTCTTACATGAGCCCCAGTGTTTCCCACAGACCACTGAGTGGACCCAGTGCTCTGCCACATGTGGGATGGGCATTTCAAGTCGTGTGACCAATCACAACCCAGACTGTCAGCTAGTCAGAGAAACCAGACTGTGCCAGATCCAGCACTGTGACCTGCAGCTTCCCATAACTAAGAAG AAATGTCAGCGAACCTTCCGCCCACACGAGCCAGTCAGCATCACCTTTGGTGGATGCTCTACAGCTCAGCGATATCGGCCTCGGACCTGTGGGACTTGCACTGACGGCCGCTGCTGCGCCCCGTCTCTCTCTCGCACCGTGCAGCTCCGCTTCCACTGCCCCAGTGGAGACATCCTCTACAATGTAATGTGGATCCAGCGCTGCAGCTGCGGTACGAGCTGTGGTAAACACACCTATCACTCCAGCACCTCCGTCAACCTCTACAATGACATCCACACTTTCAGAGACTGA
- the ccn1l2 gene encoding cellular communication network factor 1, like 2 isoform X2: protein MDKPKDRTRQRLSCLTTITRADLLHPVYAGQSCSNDSACPAECSCPPSPPLCLPGVSHVTDDCGCCKVCARQFNEDCSTTEPCDHIKGLHCHLGAGGNPERGLCQAEAHGVPCAFNGRVYQHGEDFQPVCQHQCTCMNGVVGCMPLCPYQVPLPRWRCSKPRLAQPEGGCCEEWVCDDDNSISEELSEPTESQLHPNHISPLLPVQRQNPLPAASGADTFREIASFPLSEVLHEPQCFPQTTEWTQCSATCGMGISSRVTNHNPDCQLVRETRLCQIQHCDLQLPITKKKCQRTFRPHEPVSITFGGCSTAQRYRPRTCGTCTDGRCCAPSLSRTVQLRFHCPSGDILYNVMWIQRCSCGTSCGKHTYHSSTSVNLYNDIHTFRD, encoded by the exons ATGGACAAGCCAAAGGATCGGACAAGACAAAGATTGAGCTGTTTGACCACAATAACAAGAG CGGATCTCCTTCACCCTGTTTATGCTGGGCAGAGCTGCAGTAATG ACAGTGCATGCCCAGCTGAATGTTCCTGCCCCCCCTCGCCTCCACTGTGCCTGCCCGGCGTCAGTCATGTAACTGACGACTGTGGCTGCTGCAAAGTTTGTGCTCGGCAGTTTAATGAGGACTGCAGCACGACAGAACCTTGTGATCACATCAAGGGGCTGCACTGCCATCTGGGGGCTGGAGGAAACCCAGAGAGAGGACTGTGTCAAG CTGAAGCTCATGGCGTACCCTGTGCATTCAATGGGCGAGTGTACCAGCATGGTGAGGACTTCCAGCCCGTTTGCCAGCACCAGTGCACCTGCATGAATGGTGTGGTGGGCTGCATGCCCCTCTGTCCCTACCAAGTGCCCCTGCCTCGGTGGCGATGCTCAAAGCCCCGGCTGGCGCAGCCCGAGGGTGGCTGTTGTGAAGAATGGGTGTGTGATGATGACAACAGCATCAGCGAGGAGCTGAGTGAGCCAACAGAGAGCCAGCTGCACCCAAACCACATCAGTCCTTTGCTGCCAGTCCAGCGACAGAATCCCCTCCCAGCTGCCAGCGGAGCAGATACATTCAGAG AGATCGCATCGTTCCCCCTCTCTGAGGTCTTACATGAGCCCCAGTGTTTCCCACAGACCACTGAGTGGACCCAGTGCTCTGCCACATGTGGGATGGGCATTTCAAGTCGTGTGACCAATCACAACCCAGACTGTCAGCTAGTCAGAGAAACCAGACTGTGCCAGATCCAGCACTGTGACCTGCAGCTTCCCATAACTAAGAAG AAATGTCAGCGAACCTTCCGCCCACACGAGCCAGTCAGCATCACCTTTGGTGGATGCTCTACAGCTCAGCGATATCGGCCTCGGACCTGTGGGACTTGCACTGACGGCCGCTGCTGCGCCCCGTCTCTCTCTCGCACCGTGCAGCTCCGCTTCCACTGCCCCAGTGGAGACATCCTCTACAATGTAATGTGGATCCAGCGCTGCAGCTGCGGTACGAGCTGTGGTAAACACACCTATCACTCCAGCACCTCCGTCAACCTCTACAATGACATCCACACTTTCAGAGACTGA
- the ccn1l2 gene encoding cellular communication network factor 1, like 2 isoform X3, with protein MLCPVALQRISFTLFMLGRAAVMVDSACPAECSCPPSPPLCLPGVSHVTDDCGCCKVCARQFNEDCSTTEPCDHIKGLHCHLGAGGNPERGLCQAEAHGVPCAFNGRVYQHGEDFQPVCQHQCTCMNGVVGCMPLCPYQVPLPRWRCSKPRLAQPEGGCCEEWVCDDDNSISEELSEPTESQLHPNHISPLLPVQRQNPLPAASGADTFREIASFPLSEVLHEPQCFPQTTEWTQCSATCGMGISSRVTNHNPDCQLVRETRLCQIQHCDLQLPITKKKCQRTFRPHEPVSITFGGCSTAQRYRPRTCGTCTDGRCCAPSLSRTVQLRFHCPSGDILYNVMWIQRCSCGTSCGKHTYHSSTSVNLYNDIHTFRD; from the exons ATGCTTTGTCCTGTTGCTTTGCAGCGGATCTCCTTCACCCTGTTTATGCTGGGCAGAGCTGCAGTAATG GTAGACAGTGCATGCCCAGCTGAATGTTCCTGCCCCCCCTCGCCTCCACTGTGCCTGCCCGGCGTCAGTCATGTAACTGACGACTGTGGCTGCTGCAAAGTTTGTGCTCGGCAGTTTAATGAGGACTGCAGCACGACAGAACCTTGTGATCACATCAAGGGGCTGCACTGCCATCTGGGGGCTGGAGGAAACCCAGAGAGAGGACTGTGTCAAG CTGAAGCTCATGGCGTACCCTGTGCATTCAATGGGCGAGTGTACCAGCATGGTGAGGACTTCCAGCCCGTTTGCCAGCACCAGTGCACCTGCATGAATGGTGTGGTGGGCTGCATGCCCCTCTGTCCCTACCAAGTGCCCCTGCCTCGGTGGCGATGCTCAAAGCCCCGGCTGGCGCAGCCCGAGGGTGGCTGTTGTGAAGAATGGGTGTGTGATGATGACAACAGCATCAGCGAGGAGCTGAGTGAGCCAACAGAGAGCCAGCTGCACCCAAACCACATCAGTCCTTTGCTGCCAGTCCAGCGACAGAATCCCCTCCCAGCTGCCAGCGGAGCAGATACATTCAGAG AGATCGCATCGTTCCCCCTCTCTGAGGTCTTACATGAGCCCCAGTGTTTCCCACAGACCACTGAGTGGACCCAGTGCTCTGCCACATGTGGGATGGGCATTTCAAGTCGTGTGACCAATCACAACCCAGACTGTCAGCTAGTCAGAGAAACCAGACTGTGCCAGATCCAGCACTGTGACCTGCAGCTTCCCATAACTAAGAAG AAATGTCAGCGAACCTTCCGCCCACACGAGCCAGTCAGCATCACCTTTGGTGGATGCTCTACAGCTCAGCGATATCGGCCTCGGACCTGTGGGACTTGCACTGACGGCCGCTGCTGCGCCCCGTCTCTCTCTCGCACCGTGCAGCTCCGCTTCCACTGCCCCAGTGGAGACATCCTCTACAATGTAATGTGGATCCAGCGCTGCAGCTGCGGTACGAGCTGTGGTAAACACACCTATCACTCCAGCACCTCCGTCAACCTCTACAATGACATCCACACTTTCAGAGACTGA
- the ccn1l2 gene encoding cellular communication network factor 1, like 2 isoform X1, which translates to MMSQGRGMCVYKCREKPLTEVELSHAAGEAQANLPLGAKLTSGYFSSWSCKNNLFPLGNLDVKAYFLFACFICWDQDALSCCFAADLLHPVYAGQSCSNDSACPAECSCPPSPPLCLPGVSHVTDDCGCCKVCARQFNEDCSTTEPCDHIKGLHCHLGAGGNPERGLCQAEAHGVPCAFNGRVYQHGEDFQPVCQHQCTCMNGVVGCMPLCPYQVPLPRWRCSKPRLAQPEGGCCEEWVCDDDNSISEELSEPTESQLHPNHISPLLPVQRQNPLPAASGADTFREIASFPLSEVLHEPQCFPQTTEWTQCSATCGMGISSRVTNHNPDCQLVRETRLCQIQHCDLQLPITKKKCQRTFRPHEPVSITFGGCSTAQRYRPRTCGTCTDGRCCAPSLSRTVQLRFHCPSGDILYNVMWIQRCSCGTSCGKHTYHSSTSVNLYNDIHTFRD; encoded by the exons ATGATGTCACAGGGCAGGGGCATGTGTGTCTATAAGTGCAGAGAGAAACCTCTGACTGAAGTAGAGCTGAGCCACGCTGCTGGAGAGGCACAGGCAAATTTACCTCTGGGTGCCAAACTCACCTCTGGATACTTTTCATCCTGGAGCTGCAAAAATAACTTATTTCCTCTTGGGAATCTGGATGTGAAAGCCtactttttgtttgcttgctttatTTGCTGGGATCAGGATGCTTTGTCCTGTTGCTTTGCAGCGGATCTCCTTCACCCTGTTTATGCTGGGCAGAGCTGCAGTAATG ACAGTGCATGCCCAGCTGAATGTTCCTGCCCCCCCTCGCCTCCACTGTGCCTGCCCGGCGTCAGTCATGTAACTGACGACTGTGGCTGCTGCAAAGTTTGTGCTCGGCAGTTTAATGAGGACTGCAGCACGACAGAACCTTGTGATCACATCAAGGGGCTGCACTGCCATCTGGGGGCTGGAGGAAACCCAGAGAGAGGACTGTGTCAAG CTGAAGCTCATGGCGTACCCTGTGCATTCAATGGGCGAGTGTACCAGCATGGTGAGGACTTCCAGCCCGTTTGCCAGCACCAGTGCACCTGCATGAATGGTGTGGTGGGCTGCATGCCCCTCTGTCCCTACCAAGTGCCCCTGCCTCGGTGGCGATGCTCAAAGCCCCGGCTGGCGCAGCCCGAGGGTGGCTGTTGTGAAGAATGGGTGTGTGATGATGACAACAGCATCAGCGAGGAGCTGAGTGAGCCAACAGAGAGCCAGCTGCACCCAAACCACATCAGTCCTTTGCTGCCAGTCCAGCGACAGAATCCCCTCCCAGCTGCCAGCGGAGCAGATACATTCAGAG AGATCGCATCGTTCCCCCTCTCTGAGGTCTTACATGAGCCCCAGTGTTTCCCACAGACCACTGAGTGGACCCAGTGCTCTGCCACATGTGGGATGGGCATTTCAAGTCGTGTGACCAATCACAACCCAGACTGTCAGCTAGTCAGAGAAACCAGACTGTGCCAGATCCAGCACTGTGACCTGCAGCTTCCCATAACTAAGAAG AAATGTCAGCGAACCTTCCGCCCACACGAGCCAGTCAGCATCACCTTTGGTGGATGCTCTACAGCTCAGCGATATCGGCCTCGGACCTGTGGGACTTGCACTGACGGCCGCTGCTGCGCCCCGTCTCTCTCTCGCACCGTGCAGCTCCGCTTCCACTGCCCCAGTGGAGACATCCTCTACAATGTAATGTGGATCCAGCGCTGCAGCTGCGGTACGAGCTGTGGTAAACACACCTATCACTCCAGCACCTCCGTCAACCTCTACAATGACATCCACACTTTCAGAGACTGA